The following are encoded together in the Gasterosteus aculeatus chromosome 7, fGasAcu3.hap1.1, whole genome shotgun sequence genome:
- the LOC120821826 gene encoding beta-crystallin A1: MAQTNPMPMGPWKITVYDQEHFQGRRMEFTASCQNIMECGMENIRSLKIECGAWVGYEHSSFCGQQFVLEKGDYPRFEAYSGSNSYRIERMISFRPICCANHKESRMTIFEMENMTGRQFDLCDDYPSLQAMGWMNNEVGSMHIKSGAFVCYQYPGYRGYQYIMECDCRGGEYKCYREFGSHSQTPQIQSIRRIQH, encoded by the exons ATGGCTCAGACAAACCCCATGCCCATGGGCCCGTGGAAG ATCACCGTGTACGACCAGGAGCACTTCCAGGGACGGCGCATGGAGTTCACCGCCAGCTGCCAGAACATCATGGAGTGTGGGATGGAGAACATCCGCTCCCTGAAGATCGAGTGTGGCGC CTGGGTGGGCTATGAGCACTCTAGCTTCTGCGGCCAGCAGTTTGTCCTGGAGAAAGGAGACTACCCCCGCTTTGAGGCCTACAGCGGCAGCAACTCCTACCGCATTGAGAGGATGATCTCCTTCAGGCCCATCTGCTGTGCT AACCACAAGGAGTCCCGCATGACCATCTTTGAGATGGAGAACATGACGGGTCGTCAGTTCGATCTGTGCGATGACTACCCCTCCCTGCAGGCCATGGGCTGGATGAACAACGAGGTCGGATCCATGCACATCAAGAGCGGAGC CTTCGTGTGCTACCAGTACCCTGGTTACCGCGGCTACCAGTACATCATGGAGTGTGACTGTCGTGGAGGAGAGTACAAGTGCTACCGGGAGTTTGGCTCCCACTCCCAGACTCCCCAGATTCAGTCCATCAGGAGGATCCAGCACTGA